A window from Marinagarivorans cellulosilyticus encodes these proteins:
- a CDS encoding DUF2058 domain-containing protein, with protein sequence MASLQDQLLNAGLIDTKKAKQAKKDKRKKANVDRRSKEVQVDEAKAAAEAAKAEKVARDRELNRQREEQAQQKAIAAQIKQLIQNHSKAKLEGIGEVEYNFTDNGKIKKMMVSTTVQRQIINGVLTIVNLENSYHLIPAMVADKIAQRDDSCIVVNNVTTEEQTDEDDPYKDYVIPDDIMW encoded by the coding sequence ATGGCATCCTTACAAGACCAACTTTTAAATGCTGGGCTCATCGATACCAAAAAGGCCAAGCAAGCTAAAAAAGACAAACGCAAAAAAGCCAATGTCGATCGCCGCAGCAAAGAGGTACAGGTAGACGAAGCAAAGGCCGCAGCAGAAGCCGCCAAAGCCGAGAAAGTCGCTCGCGACCGCGAACTTAATCGCCAGCGCGAGGAACAGGCCCAACAAAAAGCCATTGCTGCGCAAATAAAGCAGCTCATTCAAAACCACAGCAAAGCCAAACTCGAAGGTATTGGCGAAGTTGAATACAACTTTACCGATAACGGAAAAATCAAAAAAATGATGGTGTCTACCACCGTGCAGCGGCAAATTATTAATGGCGTTTTAACCATTGTAAACTTAGAAAACAGCTACCACCTTATTCCCGCTATGGTCGCCGATAAAATAGCGCAAAGAGATGATTCATGCATTGTGGTGAACAATGTCACTACGGAAGAACAAACCGATGAAGACGATCCGTATAAGGATTACGTCATTCCCGATGACATAATGTGGTAA
- a CDS encoding lysophospholipid acyltransferase family protein produces MTSPPSLSEKTVTRLVKGVIAVIGRLPLPWARGLGALAGRFSLLTQSRMAVATAQNIAYCLPELSAQEQKQLVHASVLETGRLALETAVIWTRSPSWVEQRITQRIGEHLIKEAQARGQGVLILAPHIGNWEVLNYYLATLGQVTNMYQKPNAIGMNEVLLEVRTRCNARLVATDRKGLMTILKVLKEGGMSGILPDQTPKDDASGLFAPFMAHHAFTMTLANKLIKKSGCKPLFAYAKRVKGGFEIVVEEAPADIHSDDEQLAVNALSAGIEHCVRSVPAQYQWEYKRFKKRLYDQPDPYQK; encoded by the coding sequence ATGACTTCCCCACCCTCGTTATCCGAAAAAACAGTAACTCGACTGGTAAAGGGCGTTATTGCCGTTATAGGTCGTTTACCGTTGCCGTGGGCGAGAGGTTTAGGTGCATTGGCTGGGCGGTTCTCCTTATTAACCCAGAGCCGCATGGCCGTTGCTACAGCCCAAAACATTGCCTATTGCTTGCCAGAGTTATCTGCTCAAGAACAAAAGCAGTTGGTTCACGCGAGTGTATTAGAAACAGGCCGTTTAGCACTGGAAACAGCCGTTATCTGGACGCGATCGCCTAGCTGGGTCGAGCAGCGAATAACGCAGCGCATAGGAGAGCACCTAATTAAAGAGGCGCAAGCGCGTGGTCAAGGTGTGCTTATTCTGGCGCCGCATATTGGTAATTGGGAGGTGTTAAATTATTACTTAGCCACACTGGGCCAAGTGACCAATATGTACCAAAAGCCTAATGCCATTGGCATGAATGAGGTGTTATTAGAAGTGCGCACCCGTTGCAATGCCCGCTTAGTGGCCACAGATAGAAAAGGCTTGATGACTATTTTAAAAGTCTTAAAGGAAGGTGGTATGTCAGGGATATTACCTGATCAAACCCCTAAAGATGATGCTTCTGGTTTATTCGCCCCGTTTATGGCCCATCACGCCTTTACCATGACATTGGCCAATAAACTCATTAAAAAAAGCGGCTGTAAGCCCTTGTTCGCTTATGCCAAGCGTGTAAAAGGGGGGTTTGAAATTGTTGTTGAAGAAGCCCCTGCAGATATTCACAGCGATGATGAGCAATTAGCCGTTAATGCATTAAGCGCTGGTATTGAACATTGTGTTCGATCGGTACCGGCCCAATATCAGTGGGAATATAAACGTTTTAAAAAGCGTTTATATGATCAACCCGATCCGTATCAAAAATAG
- a CDS encoding M48 family metalloprotease produces the protein MRILALLAAPIVLTGCLATNPVTGNKEIVLMPLSEQIATGEKSYIPYQQQQGGQYTVDPGLTRYVASLGQSLAKVSDQPELPYEFVVLNDSTPNAWALPGGKVAINRGLISMLDDEAQLAAVIGHEIVHAAAGHSAAQMTRQTFIGMGSVALGAVAQNTQYGDLIMMGSQYGSGALNAHYGRDDELEADEHGIKYMERLGYDPKAAVELQEKFLALKNGNDGDFMSNLFASHPPSGERVNRNTGYAAGKTGKRNQAAFDAATRQLRKDQVAYDLQAQAIKYANNKDLGKALDMIDQAIKKQPKEALFFITKGQLLLAQKDPQNAYQLFTQAAQKNPTYFLPQLMAGISAKEIGNKADAKRYLASSLRLLPTAQANYYLGEISLQEGDKSTAKKYFNVAASDQGDVGKAAQEQLARLGGV, from the coding sequence ATGCGCATTCTTGCTCTATTGGCTGCCCCTATTGTACTGACTGGCTGCCTAGCTACTAACCCTGTAACGGGTAATAAGGAAATTGTATTAATGCCGCTTAGCGAGCAAATTGCTACTGGCGAAAAGAGTTACATCCCGTATCAGCAGCAGCAAGGCGGGCAGTATACCGTTGACCCAGGCTTAACGCGTTATGTGGCTAGCCTCGGCCAAAGCCTCGCCAAGGTGAGCGATCAACCTGAGTTGCCTTATGAATTTGTCGTCCTTAACGACAGCACGCCAAATGCGTGGGCGCTACCTGGTGGCAAAGTCGCGATTAACCGCGGGCTAATATCAATGCTAGATGACGAAGCCCAGTTGGCGGCAGTGATCGGGCACGAAATTGTGCACGCAGCAGCGGGGCATTCTGCAGCACAAATGACGCGCCAAACATTTATAGGCATGGGCAGCGTGGCCTTGGGAGCTGTTGCGCAAAATACCCAATACGGTGATTTGATCATGATGGGCAGCCAATACGGTAGTGGCGCGTTGAATGCGCATTACGGCCGTGATGACGAATTAGAAGCCGATGAACACGGTATTAAATACATGGAGCGTTTGGGTTACGACCCTAAAGCGGCTGTTGAGTTACAGGAAAAATTCCTTGCTCTAAAAAATGGTAACGATGGCGATTTTATGAGCAACCTTTTCGCTAGCCACCCACCTTCTGGCGAGCGGGTAAATCGCAATACTGGTTATGCGGCGGGTAAAACAGGTAAACGCAACCAAGCCGCTTTTGATGCCGCCACGCGACAATTGCGCAAAGACCAAGTAGCTTACGACTTACAAGCTCAAGCTATTAAATATGCCAATAATAAAGACTTAGGCAAAGCGCTGGACATGATCGACCAAGCGATAAAAAAACAACCTAAAGAAGCATTGTTTTTTATTACCAAGGGCCAACTGTTATTGGCGCAAAAAGATCCGCAAAATGCCTATCAATTATTTACTCAAGCGGCGCAGAAAAACCCAACCTATTTTTTGCCACAATTAATGGCTGGCATAAGCGCAAAAGAAATTGGTAATAAAGCGGATGCCAAAAGATACCTTGCCTCAAGCTTACGGCTATTGCCCACTGCACAGGCAAACTACTATTTAGGCGAAATCTCTTTGCAAGAAGGTGATAAAAGCACCGCCAAAAAATATTTCAACGTTGCCGCATCTGATCAAGGAGACGTAGGCAAAGCCGCCCAAGAACAGTTGGCGCGTTTAGGCGGTGTGTAA
- a CDS encoding TIGR00645 family protein, translating to MEKFFENLLYRSRWLLAPIYFGLSLAVLALGIKFFEEVFHLLVHIFTIKEADLILVILSLIDIAMVGGLLIMVMMSGYENFVSRIDINDDEEKLSWLGKMDSSSLKAKIAASIVAISSIHLLKIFMGADAYESEELKWYVIMHMTFVASAFLMGYLDKIAKNDAKPTIIHSDNK from the coding sequence ATGGAAAAATTTTTTGAAAATCTTCTTTACCGCTCGCGCTGGTTATTAGCGCCTATTTATTTTGGTCTAAGCTTGGCGGTGCTGGCGCTAGGCATAAAGTTTTTTGAAGAGGTTTTTCACCTTTTGGTACATATTTTTACCATTAAAGAAGCAGATCTCATTCTTGTGATCCTGTCTTTAATTGATATCGCCATGGTAGGTGGTTTGTTGATTATGGTAATGATGAGCGGCTACGAAAATTTTGTTAGCCGTATAGATATTAACGATGATGAAGAAAAGCTGAGCTGGCTAGGAAAAATGGACTCCTCCTCGTTAAAGGCTAAAATTGCAGCTAGTATTGTGGCTATTTCGTCCATTCATTTACTCAAAATATTTATGGGTGCTGATGCGTATGAATCAGAAGAGCTAAAGTGGTATGTCATTATGCATATGACGTTTGTTGCCTCTGCATTTTTAATGGGTTACCTGGATAAAATAGCGAAGAACGACGCGAAGCCCACCATTATTCATAGCGATAATAAGTAA
- a CDS encoding MATE family efflux transporter, whose amino-acid sequence MQAKFTQGSIFKHVSVMTFTSTAGLLSLFLVDLVDMYWLSLLGEIELAAAIGYAGSILFFTMSLCIGLSIGCGALVSQSIGSGSIQQTKQLVAHIFAGILGICIIVALIVFFAIPWLLLWLGATDRAHELAQAYLTVIVPSMPLMGIAMACSGVIRALGHAKESMYLTLLGGFVNAVLDPIFIFALDMGIEGAATATVCARLTMVSYGLQRVFIAYGLLDTPHWKGFVEDFRHYSQTALPAVLTNLSTPLGVAYITAVMAQFGDSAVAGNAIISKLQPLAFAGIFALSGAIGPIAGQNLGAKYFDRILQTLKDSMLFIFGYCAVACLALFVLTEFIIQAFNAEGEAAVLIRVFCYGLSITSLFNGMTFMSNALFNNLRIAPWATGFNFAKATVFTMPFASLGGQWGGPVGVYWGVLLGAAIIGIAGVVVAYWKIKRLK is encoded by the coding sequence ATGCAAGCCAAATTTACCCAAGGTTCAATATTCAAGCATGTCAGCGTGATGACATTCACTTCAACAGCGGGTTTGCTGTCGTTGTTTTTGGTCGACTTGGTTGATATGTATTGGTTGAGCTTGCTTGGCGAGATCGAGCTTGCCGCCGCTATTGGCTATGCCGGCTCTATTCTCTTTTTTACCATGTCACTGTGTATTGGCCTTTCTATTGGTTGCGGCGCCCTCGTGTCTCAATCGATTGGCAGCGGGAGTATTCAGCAAACTAAGCAATTGGTTGCTCATATCTTTGCCGGAATTTTAGGCATTTGCATCATCGTGGCTTTAATTGTGTTCTTTGCTATCCCTTGGTTGCTGCTTTGGTTAGGCGCTACCGATAGAGCCCACGAATTAGCGCAAGCCTACCTAACAGTGATTGTCCCAAGCATGCCGCTTATGGGCATCGCCATGGCCTGCAGTGGCGTTATTCGCGCGCTGGGTCACGCGAAAGAATCAATGTATCTCACTTTGCTGGGTGGCTTTGTGAATGCTGTTCTGGACCCAATCTTTATTTTTGCTTTAGATATGGGCATTGAAGGGGCTGCTACGGCAACCGTTTGTGCGCGCCTGACTATGGTGAGTTATGGTTTACAGCGTGTTTTTATCGCCTATGGTTTACTCGATACACCTCACTGGAAAGGCTTTGTAGAAGATTTTAGGCATTATTCGCAAACCGCACTTCCCGCCGTCTTAACGAACTTATCCACCCCGCTAGGGGTTGCTTATATCACCGCTGTAATGGCCCAATTTGGTGATAGTGCGGTTGCCGGCAATGCCATTATTAGCAAGCTGCAGCCTCTGGCTTTTGCTGGTATTTTTGCGCTTTCTGGCGCCATTGGTCCTATTGCAGGGCAAAATTTAGGGGCTAAATACTTTGACCGAATTTTACAAACACTCAAAGACAGTATGTTGTTTATCTTCGGTTACTGTGCCGTTGCTTGCTTGGCCCTGTTTGTACTCACCGAGTTTATTATTCAGGCATTTAATGCAGAAGGCGAAGCCGCAGTGCTAATACGCGTATTTTGTTACGGCTTAAGCATCACCAGCTTATTTAACGGCATGACCTTTATGAGCAACGCCTTATTCAATAACCTGCGCATTGCGCCATGGGCTACGGGCTTTAATTTTGCTAAAGCGACCGTATTCACTATGCCTTTTGCTTCGCTCGGCGGGCAATGGGGTGGGCCTGTGGGGGTTTATTGGGGTGTATTGCTGGGCGCAGCTATTATTGGAATTGCTGGCGTAGTTGTAGCCTACTGGAAGATTAAACGTCTAAAATAG